The following are encoded together in the Osmia lignaria lignaria isolate PbOS001 chromosome 13, iyOsmLign1, whole genome shotgun sequence genome:
- the LOC117602215 gene encoding uncharacterized protein LOC117602215 isoform X2, producing MFKKTFTSICTLYISDFTISLHPYITAFLTSLYPLHFCNPHIPGFFISQHPLHPCILFISSSIISLHPLPLCFPYIPAFLTSLHPLHLCIPHIPGFFISQHPLHPCILFISSSLISLHPLHPCILFISSPLISLHPLHLCFPYIPAFLTSLLPLHPCIPHISTSLTFLHSSHSCLLYIRTSLTSLHSFHLVIHYISVSLTSLLPLHPCIPHISTSLISLHSAHSWLLYIPTSLTSLHSFHLVIPYIPAFFSSLHPLYLCIPFISASLTSLHSSHLYIPYISAFLTFLPSLYTNIPYIPYIPVSFTSSITYIPAFHTSQ from the coding sequence ATGTTTAAAAAGACGTTTACTTCCATCTGCACCCTCTATATCTCTGATTTCACTATATCCCTGCACCCTTATATCaccgcattccttacatctctatatcccttacatttctgcaaTCCTCACATTCCTggcttctttatatcccaacatcccttacatccctgcattcttttcatctcgtcATCcattatatctctgcatcccttacctctctgcttcccttacatccctgcattcctcacatctctacatcccttacatctctgcattcctcacattcctggcTTCTTTATATcgcaacatcccttacatccttgcattcttttcatctcgtcatcccttatatctctgcatcccttacatccctgcattcttttcatctcttcaccccttatatctctgcatcccttacatctctgcttcccttacatccctgcattcctcacatctctgcttcccttacatccctgcattcctcacatctctacatcccttacatttctgcattcctcacattcctgccttctttatatacgaacatcccttacatccctgcattcttttcatctcgtcATCcattatatctctgtatcccttacctctctgcttcccttacatccctgcattcctcacatctctacatcccttatatctctgcattccGCACATTCCTggcttctttatatcccaacatcccttacatccttacattcttttcatctcgtcatcccttacatccctgcattcttttcatctcttcatcccttatatctctgcatccctttcatctctgcttcccttacatccctgcattcctcacatctctatatcccttacatttctgcattcctcacattcctgccttctttatataccaacatcccttacatcccttacatccctgtatcctttacatcttctatcacttatattcctgcattccatacatctcAGTAG
- the LOC117602215 gene encoding uncharacterized protein LOC117602215 isoform X1, with amino-acid sequence MRKIYSRLLPTESVSARYACLKRRLLPSAPSISLISLYPCTLISPHSLHLYIPYISAILTFLASLYPNIPYIPAFFSSRHPLYLCIPYLSASLTSLHSSHLYIPYISAFLTFLASLYRNIPYILAFFSSRHPLYLCIPYIPAFFSSLHPLYLCIPYISASLTSLHSSHLCFPYIPAFLTSLHPLHFCIPHIPAFFIYEHPLHPCILFISSSIISLYPLPLCFPYIPAFLTSLHPLYLCIPHIPGFFISQHPLHPYILFISSSLTSLHSFHLFIPYISASLSSLLPLHPCIPHISISLTFLHSSHSCLLYIPTSLTSLTSLYPLHLLSLIFLHSIHLSSSLH; translated from the coding sequence atgcgaaAAATATATTCGAGACTGCTGCCAACAGAGAGCGTATCGGCGCGTTACGCATGTTTAAAAAGACGTTTACTTCCATCTGCACCCTCTATATCTCTGATTTCACTATATCCCTGCACCCTTATATCaccgcattccttacatctctatatcccttacatttctgcaaTCCTCACATTCCTggcttctttatatcccaacatcccttacatccctgcattcttttcatctcgtcATCcattatatctctgcatcccttacctctctgcttcccttacatccctgcattcctcacatctctacatcccttacatctctgcattcctcacattcctggcTTCTTTATATcgcaacatcccttacatccttgcattcttttcatctcgtcatcccttatatctctgcatcccttacatccctgcattcttttcatctcttcaccccttatatctctgcatcccttacatctctgcttcccttacatccctgcattcctcacatctctgcttcccttacatccctgcattcctcacatctctacatcccttacatttctgcattcctcacattcctgccttctttatatacgaacatcccttacatccctgcattcttttcatctcgtcATCcattatatctctgtatcccttacctctctgcttcccttacatccctgcattcctcacatctctacatcccttatatctctgcattccGCACATTCCTggcttctttatatcccaacatcccttacatccttacattcttttcatctcgtcatcccttacatccctgcattcttttcatctcttcatcccttatatctctgcatccctttcatctctgcttcccttacatccctgcattcctcacatctctatatcccttacatttctgcattcctcacattcctgccttctttatataccaacatcccttacatcccttacatccctgtatcctttacatcttctatcacttatattcctgcattccatacatctcAGTAGCTCCTTGCATTga